The following coding sequences lie in one Drosophila sulfurigaster albostrigata strain 15112-1811.04 chromosome 2R, ASM2355843v2, whole genome shotgun sequence genomic window:
- the LOC133836388 gene encoding uncharacterized protein LOC133836388, translating to MDWYIGQEWNDRVRGLSKKVLNLQFQHVEKPLTNSTVLFEIYKPCANLDGRPSKYLGSNKIHMPQILEMGTAVTPIDCYLEILLQQFLPGETAACSIATKSGECLQFELKLERIICNTAIEKMTADEVFKLSLRYKDNGVVMFKPHPKFAFDYFVRSAKLLITYKPFDKLEKKTNGIDGIEVEKLFVQVQTNLAACLLKEKRYEHVIYHTEFVETHDNPSEKSIYRRALAFYCLKEFEKAQKTIERVPNYEEKREFVKLLENITSSWKTSNAHYKQVVQRMFK from the coding sequence ATGGATTGGTATATAGGTCAGGAATGGAACGATCGGGTCCGAGGTCTGAGCAAAAAGGTTTTGAACTTGCAGTTCCAGCATGTGGAGAAACCATTGACAAATAGCACTGtgctttttgaaatatataaaccGTGTGCAAATTTGGATGGCAGGCCATCGAAATACCTTGGAAGCAATAAGATACATATGCCACAAATATTGGAAATGGGCACCGCGGTGACGCCTATCGATTGTTATTTGGAGATACTTCTGCAGCAATTTCTGCCAGGTGAAACCGCCGCCTGCAGCATCGCAACGAAGTCCGGAGAATGTTTACAATTTGAGCTGAAATTGGAGCGCATCATCTGTAACACGGCGATCGAAAAGATGACCGCGGACGAAGTCTTCAAATTGTCATTGCGGTACAAGGACAATGGTGTTGTCATGTTTAAGCCGCATCCGAAGTTTGCCTTTGATTACTTTGTGCGTTCAGCCAAACTATTGATTACATATAAACCATTCGACAAGTtggagaagaaaacaaatggCATCGATGGCATTGAAGTGGAAAAGTTATTTGTTCAAGTTCAAACGAATTTGGCTGCCTGCTTGCTGAAAGAAAAACGCTATGAACATGTCATTTATCATACGGAATTTGTTGAAACACATGACAATCCAAGTGAGAAAAGCATATATCGTCGAGCCTTAGCGTTTTATTGCCTGAAGGAATTTGAAAAGGCGCAGAAGACAATAGAACGAGTCCCAAACTACGAGGAGAAACGTGAATTTGTCAAGCTACTTGAAAACATTACGTCGAGTTGGAAGACCAGCAATGCCCATTATAAACAGGTTGTGCAACGCATGTTCAAATAG